Proteins from a single region of Chryseobacterium sp. W4I1:
- the rsmI gene encoding 16S rRNA (cytidine(1402)-2'-O)-methyltransferase → MSGILYFVPTPVGNLEDMTFRAVKVLKEVDYILCEDTRTSGILLKHYEISKPLKSYHLHNEHQATEKVIGDLKNGQNIAIITDAGTPGISDPGYLLARAGSDNDIEMICLPGATALIPALVVSGLPNNEFLFAGFLPQKKGRQTKLKQLAEEKKTIVLYESPHKINTTLEQIREFFGEETKASLSREISKKFEETKRGTINELIEFSKSKTLKGEIVLIVNNSI, encoded by the coding sequence TTGAGCGGAATCTTATATTTTGTTCCTACACCAGTTGGGAACTTAGAAGATATGACCTTCAGGGCTGTGAAAGTCCTTAAGGAAGTTGACTATATTTTATGTGAAGACACAAGGACATCGGGAATACTTTTAAAGCATTACGAGATCTCAAAACCTTTAAAATCATATCACCTTCATAATGAGCATCAGGCTACAGAAAAAGTGATTGGTGACCTTAAAAACGGGCAGAATATTGCCATTATTACTGATGCCGGGACACCGGGAATTTCAGATCCGGGTTATCTGCTGGCAAGAGCAGGCTCAGACAATGATATTGAAATGATTTGTCTTCCGGGGGCAACTGCTTTAATTCCGGCACTTGTAGTTTCAGGACTTCCTAATAATGAATTTCTATTCGCAGGATTTTTGCCTCAAAAGAAAGGCAGACAGACTAAGCTGAAACAGCTGGCTGAAGAGAAAAAAACCATTGTTTTATATGAAAGCCCACATAAGATCAATACCACTCTGGAACAGATCAGAGAATTCTTTGGTGAAGAAACAAAAGCCAGTTTGAGCAGGGAAATTTCCAAAAAATTTGAAGAAACAAAACGTGGAACAATCAATGAATTAATTGAATTTTCCAAAAGCAAAACTTTAAAAGGAGAGATCGTTCTTATTGTCAATAATTCTATTTAA
- a CDS encoding thymidine kinase, translating to MFLENTINHSKQSGWMEVICGSMFSGKTEELIRRLRRAEMAGQNVEIFKPRLDTRYSDEDVVSHNQNKIRSTAVDNPNEILLLASNCDVVGIDEAQFFDESIVDIANQLANSGTRVVVAGLDMDFLGRPFGPMPNLMATAEYVTKVHAICKRTGNLANYSMRISQGNNLVELGETESYEAVSRRVFIDEVLLKKKK from the coding sequence ATGTTTTTAGAAAATACAATTAATCATTCCAAACAAAGTGGTTGGATGGAAGTTATTTGTGGCTCTATGTTTTCGGGAAAAACCGAAGAGCTGATCCGAAGATTGCGAAGAGCAGAAATGGCGGGACAGAACGTGGAAATTTTCAAACCGAGACTGGATACACGATATTCTGACGAGGACGTCGTTTCTCATAATCAGAATAAAATCCGCAGTACAGCAGTAGATAATCCCAATGAAATTCTCTTGCTGGCCTCTAACTGCGATGTGGTGGGGATAGATGAAGCACAGTTTTTCGATGAAAGCATTGTAGATATCGCCAACCAGCTTGCCAACAGCGGTACAAGAGTCGTAGTGGCAGGGCTTGATATGGATTTCCTGGGACGTCCGTTCGGGCCAATGCCTAATCTTATGGCTACCGCAGAGTATGTTACAAAAGTACATGCGATCTGCAAAAGAACGGGCAATCTGGCGAATTATTCTATGAGAATTTCTCAGGGAAATAATCTGGTAGAACTGGGTGAAACAGAAAGCTATGAAGCCGTAAGCCGCCGTGTTTTTATTGACGAAGTCCTTTTAAAAAAGAAAAAATAG
- a CDS encoding patatin-like phospholipase family protein, whose amino-acid sequence MKKLLILLFIFPLLMIHSQVKKDLVIPKNPRIGLSLAGGGAKGFSHVGVLKVLDSLGVKVDYISGTSMGAIVGGLYASGYSGKEIEKIVMDTDFYSLIMDPKSRQETSFFNKSVDKYLLSIPLKNGKITLPSSISSGQRNVYLLKELFKNVSNIDDFSTLPIPFMCVATNLESGNMQIFEKGDLVQSIMASSAFPSLMDPVKIGDSIYIDGAMTVNYPSKPLKDKGIDIVIGVDLNQDLSTREDLSNIISILNQVIDFGIKRDTRKQYKYTDINIKPNLKGMSATSYDDKKKILDSGYVEGMKYTNILDQLPKRQFDRLRERVNPIYSNVYKIDSISLDGGKIYGKNYVLGKMALRLPSMQTYGSINKKIDKLVATNNYRFINYDIIPENDANYLKLYVTEDEARHFVKVGLHYDEVFKTGLLLNYSGKRLLFKNSNLSLDVIVGDQPRYYLNYFIDNGYIPGFGIYSSGMSFGIKNVDNNVIDKWEWFRNEAYIQSVWRDKFAVGGGISHDYFGAEINGEHERYMRFLNPYVFLKSDTQNDKDFPSRGVYIAAEGKVIDLLKSEVEKRIIQVKADVRINVPLSKQFTYRLNLYGGITIGDNLPEFYQYRLGGIFEQNLINFKSFGGFYFAQLNTNNVVLISNDLQFKFNKNYFISGNFSFANLSDDINFEDAVKVNYSSVGLTAGYKSPFGQIKINFSHSLKNNQKGIFSVILGHWF is encoded by the coding sequence ATGAAAAAACTCCTGATCCTCCTTTTCATATTCCCACTCCTAATGATCCATTCCCAAGTGAAAAAGGATCTGGTCATTCCCAAAAACCCCAGAATAGGACTTTCCCTTGCGGGAGGCGGTGCCAAAGGTTTTTCTCACGTCGGAGTACTGAAAGTATTGGATTCACTTGGAGTAAAAGTAGATTATATCTCCGGGACCAGTATGGGGGCAATCGTGGGCGGTCTGTATGCTTCGGGGTATTCCGGAAAAGAAATAGAAAAGATCGTAATGGATACGGATTTCTATTCTCTGATCATGGATCCTAAATCCAGGCAGGAAACTTCTTTCTTTAATAAGTCTGTAGATAAATATCTTTTATCAATTCCTTTAAAGAACGGAAAAATAACCCTTCCCTCTTCTATTAGTTCAGGACAGCGTAATGTCTATCTTCTCAAAGAACTTTTTAAAAACGTTTCTAATATTGACGACTTTTCTACACTTCCCATTCCTTTTATGTGTGTTGCTACCAATCTGGAAAGTGGTAATATGCAAATTTTCGAAAAAGGAGATCTGGTACAGTCCATTATGGCAAGCTCAGCCTTTCCTTCTCTTATGGATCCGGTAAAAATCGGTGACAGTATTTATATTGATGGAGCGATGACGGTTAATTATCCTTCAAAGCCATTAAAAGACAAAGGAATCGATATCGTTATCGGTGTGGACCTTAATCAGGATTTATCGACGAGAGAGGATTTAAGCAACATTATTTCCATCCTTAACCAGGTTATCGATTTCGGGATTAAAAGAGATACCAGAAAACAGTACAAATACACAGATATCAATATTAAGCCAAACCTGAAGGGAATGTCAGCAACCAGCTATGATGACAAGAAAAAAATCCTTGACAGCGGCTATGTAGAAGGTATGAAATACACCAACATATTGGATCAGCTTCCCAAACGTCAGTTTGACCGCCTTAGAGAACGCGTAAATCCAATATATTCCAATGTATATAAGATTGACAGCATTTCGCTGGATGGCGGCAAAATATACGGTAAAAACTACGTTCTGGGGAAAATGGCGCTCAGACTGCCTTCTATGCAGACTTACGGCAGCATTAATAAGAAGATCGATAAGCTTGTTGCTACCAATAATTATCGTTTTATCAATTATGATATTATCCCGGAGAATGATGCCAATTATCTTAAACTCTATGTTACAGAAGATGAAGCCCGTCACTTTGTAAAAGTTGGACTGCATTACGACGAAGTTTTCAAAACAGGGCTTTTACTTAATTATTCGGGAAAACGTCTTTTATTTAAAAATTCAAATCTTTCTCTTGATGTTATCGTGGGAGATCAGCCAAGGTATTACCTTAATTATTTTATCGATAACGGCTATATTCCAGGTTTTGGTATTTACTCCTCAGGAATGAGCTTCGGGATCAAAAATGTAGACAATAATGTAATTGATAAATGGGAATGGTTCAGGAATGAAGCATACATTCAATCGGTATGGAGGGATAAATTTGCTGTTGGCGGTGGGATAAGTCACGATTATTTCGGAGCCGAAATAAACGGCGAACATGAGAGATATATGCGTTTTTTAAACCCATATGTATTCTTAAAAAGTGATACTCAGAATGACAAAGACTTTCCTTCCAGAGGAGTATATATTGCTGCAGAAGGTAAGGTAATTGATCTCTTGAAATCTGAAGTAGAAAAAAGAATCATTCAGGTAAAAGCTGATGTAAGGATTAACGTTCCCCTATCCAAACAGTTTACTTACCGTCTTAATCTCTATGGAGGAATCACAATTGGAGACAATCTTCCGGAGTTTTACCAGTACAGACTGGGTGGGATATTTGAGCAGAATCTGATTAATTTTAAAAGCTTTGGTGGCTTTTATTTTGCTCAGTTGAACACTAATAATGTTGTTCTTATCTCAAATGACCTTCAGTTTAAATTTAATAAAAATTATTTTATCAGCGGGAATTTCAGTTTTGCTAATCTTTCGGATGATATCAATTTTGAAGATGCAGTTAAAGTAAATTACAGTTCTGTAGGACTTACTGCCGGCTATAAATCTCCTTTCGGGCAGATTAAAATCAATTTTAGCCATTCACTTAAAAACAATCAAAAAGGCATATTCAGTGTTATTTTAGGACACTGGTTTTAA
- the ybeY gene encoding rRNA maturation RNase YbeY, producing MIQFFYENLQESVNTDYQQWLEDIILSEGKKIGEINYIFCDDEYLLKINQDYLQHDYYTDIITFDYVKGKTISGEIFVSLQRISDNASTLSRDYEEELKRVLAHGILHLAGYKDKTEEEEKEMRRMEDLYLVKFRDLDLE from the coding sequence ATGATACAATTCTTTTACGAAAACTTACAGGAATCTGTCAATACAGATTATCAACAATGGTTGGAAGATATTATTCTTTCAGAAGGAAAAAAAATAGGCGAAATCAACTATATTTTCTGTGATGATGAGTATTTGCTCAAGATCAATCAGGATTATCTGCAACACGATTATTATACTGATATCATCACTTTTGATTATGTAAAAGGCAAAACAATAAGCGGCGAGATTTTCGTATCTTTGCAGCGAATTTCAGACAATGCTTCTACTCTATCCAGAGATTACGAAGAAGAATTAAAAAGGGTTCTTGCCCATGGTATTCTTCACCTCGCAGGTTATAAGGATAAGACTGAAGAAGAAGAAAAAGAGATGCGCAGAATGGAAGATCTTTATCTGGTTAAATTCAGGGATTTAGATCTTGAATAA
- the fabG gene encoding 3-oxoacyl-[acyl-carrier-protein] reductase: protein MKLLEGKVALITGATRGIGKKIAEMYAEQGAKVAFTYAGSVEKAQALEAALSSVTQIKGYQSDASDYDAAQKLIDDVMEEFGKIDILINNAGITRDNLLLRMSKEDWDQVMRINLDSVFNLTKAVIKPMMKAKSGSIINMTSVVGISGNAGQSNYAASKAGVIGFTKSIALELGSRNIRCNAVAPGFTETEMTADLDEKTLQAWRERIPMKRAGQTTDVANACIFLGSEMSSYITGQTLNVDGGMLT from the coding sequence ATGAAACTATTAGAAGGAAAGGTAGCACTAATTACCGGAGCTACAAGAGGAATCGGAAAGAAAATTGCGGAAATGTACGCTGAACAGGGTGCAAAAGTAGCATTTACCTATGCCGGCTCTGTAGAAAAAGCTCAAGCATTAGAGGCGGCTTTAAGTTCTGTAACCCAGATCAAAGGATATCAGTCTGACGCATCAGATTACGATGCTGCTCAAAAGTTGATCGATGATGTGATGGAAGAGTTTGGAAAGATCGATATTCTGATCAACAATGCAGGAATTACAAGAGATAACCTGCTGTTGAGAATGTCTAAAGAAGACTGGGATCAGGTAATGAGAATCAATCTGGATTCGGTATTTAATCTTACAAAAGCGGTAATCAAGCCGATGATGAAGGCTAAATCAGGATCTATTATCAATATGACCTCTGTGGTTGGAATCAGCGGAAACGCAGGACAATCCAATTATGCAGCTTCTAAAGCCGGAGTGATAGGATTTACTAAATCCATTGCACTGGAATTAGGATCAAGAAATATCAGATGTAATGCAGTTGCTCCCGGATTTACTGAAACTGAAATGACAGCAGATCTGGATGAAAAAACCCTTCAGGCATGGAGAGAAAGAATTCCAATGAAGAGAGCGGGACAAACAACAGACGTTGCTAATGCCTGCATATTCTTAGGAAGTGAAATGTCTTCTTATATCACAGGACAAACCCTGAACGTAGACGGCGGAATGCTGACTTAA
- a CDS encoding WG repeat-containing protein, producing MKNLVFALCSSVCMAQTNQYTKILLSKKTGKEVTSYSGGYGTVYDSKTKTRSIVDSLGNITFESPHSISHIFKNRFILTAEESNYKTKSAVIDEKGNQLLPLDNQSFNTPWLSEKCIISTKDGEEAVYDYNGKEIIPYAERIQFAGEDRFFVLKDKKWFLYNLNGKQISNREFREDYHFENGKALIINEDNQSEIISKNGETLHTFSTQIYSLASYPYLITKNRITGKYGLVDAEENVLAEEIYDDISPEYFGAKQYIYLRKKGKTTVFNKKDKKLYPGNFKYLTPLFNDLFTVYSDKSKKYGIVNLNGEIITPQEYDFIQSFDISGKDFIYLKNEKEEKFLDKDLKNILEENTQAIAFYPDQLIIKKRDIYYQFFVLDRSVSILKDITFIKEQEPDFFNIFNLYSKPVVCKNSSNLYGIINEKGKEIVPFIYDDIIAFENSENEFVVKKQDKYGVVNFQNEPLKDIIYDKYYWQKEVLKLDKDKKTDILYFTRFKNTGSRL from the coding sequence TTGAAAAACTTAGTTTTCGCACTGTGCTCATCAGTGTGTATGGCCCAGACCAATCAGTATACCAAAATTCTTTTATCAAAAAAGACAGGAAAGGAGGTGACTTCCTATTCCGGAGGTTACGGAACCGTATATGATTCTAAAACGAAGACCAGAAGCATTGTAGATTCTTTAGGAAATATAACCTTTGAATCGCCTCACAGCATTTCGCATATCTTTAAAAACAGGTTTATTCTTACCGCCGAAGAATCCAATTACAAGACAAAATCTGCAGTTATTGATGAAAAAGGAAACCAGCTGCTTCCTTTGGATAACCAGAGTTTTAACACGCCATGGCTCAGCGAAAAATGCATTATTTCTACTAAAGACGGGGAAGAAGCTGTTTACGATTATAATGGAAAAGAAATTATTCCTTATGCTGAAAGAATTCAGTTTGCAGGAGAAGACCGTTTTTTTGTTTTAAAAGATAAAAAGTGGTTTTTATACAATTTGAACGGAAAACAGATCAGTAACCGTGAATTTAGAGAAGATTATCACTTTGAAAATGGCAAGGCGCTCATTATTAATGAAGACAATCAGAGCGAAATCATCAGTAAAAACGGAGAGACACTGCATACATTTTCAACACAGATCTACAGTTTAGCGTCGTATCCTTATCTGATCACAAAAAACAGAATAACAGGGAAGTACGGTTTGGTGGATGCCGAAGAAAATGTCCTTGCAGAAGAAATTTATGATGATATTTCGCCGGAATATTTTGGGGCTAAACAGTATATTTACCTTAGGAAAAAAGGAAAAACTACCGTTTTTAACAAAAAGGACAAAAAGCTTTATCCTGGAAATTTCAAATATTTAACGCCATTATTCAATGATCTTTTTACTGTATATAGTGATAAATCAAAGAAATACGGGATAGTAAATCTGAATGGAGAAATTATTACTCCTCAGGAATATGATTTTATACAGAGCTTCGACATTTCCGGAAAAGACTTTATATACCTTAAAAATGAAAAGGAAGAAAAATTCCTGGATAAAGATTTAAAAAATATTCTGGAGGAAAATACACAGGCCATTGCTTTCTATCCTGACCAGCTCATCATTAAAAAGCGGGACATTTACTATCAGTTTTTTGTACTGGACAGATCGGTTTCTATTCTGAAAGACATTACTTTCATTAAAGAACAGGAGCCGGATTTCTTTAATATTTTCAATCTGTATTCAAAGCCGGTGGTCTGCAAAAACAGCAGCAATTTATATGGAATAATCAACGAAAAAGGGAAGGAGATTGTTCCTTTTATCTACGATGATATTATTGCCTTTGAAAATTCTGAAAATGAGTTTGTCGTGAAAAAGCAGGATAAATACGGCGTGGTGAACTTTCAGAATGAGCCTTTAAAGGATATTATTTATGATAAATATTACTGGCAGAAGGAAGTTCTGAAGCTGGATAAAGATAAAAAAACGGATATTCTTTATTTTACAAGATTTAAAAATACAGGAAGCCGTCTTTAA
- a CDS encoding prolipoprotein diacylglyceryl transferase has product MDFPVTFYIFGKTVLAHPVFETLGIFLGMRFYFFLKRKSTEKLSFNTSAAVLIGATAGALLGSKLIGNLENPYVLFENFSFKRFWTNNTIVGGLAFGLIGVEWAKKIVGHKESTGDLIVYPLILAIIIGRIGCFLTGIHEETYGLPTDSMFGMHLGDEYLRHPVALYEIGFLILLWISLKMVEKKKKYPSGFIFQVFMLSYFTFRFFLDFIKPRIEIVGNLGTIQLVCLSVIIYYIYKIKNTNTIEL; this is encoded by the coding sequence ATGGATTTTCCTGTTACTTTTTATATTTTCGGTAAAACAGTTCTTGCACATCCTGTATTTGAAACACTGGGTATTTTTCTTGGGATGCGTTTTTATTTTTTTTTAAAAAGAAAATCGACCGAAAAATTGTCTTTTAACACTTCCGCAGCAGTACTTATAGGGGCAACGGCAGGAGCTTTACTCGGTTCAAAACTCATCGGAAATCTTGAAAATCCCTATGTTTTATTCGAAAATTTCAGCTTTAAAAGATTTTGGACCAATAATACCATTGTTGGCGGTTTAGCATTTGGGCTGATCGGTGTTGAATGGGCAAAAAAGATAGTCGGCCACAAAGAAAGTACCGGAGATCTCATTGTGTATCCTTTAATTTTAGCCATAATCATCGGTAGAATCGGCTGTTTTCTAACAGGAATTCATGAAGAAACTTACGGCTTACCTACCGATTCAATGTTCGGAATGCATCTCGGTGATGAATATCTGAGACATCCTGTTGCATTGTATGAGATTGGTTTTCTGATTCTTTTGTGGATTAGTTTAAAAATGGTTGAGAAAAAAAAGAAATATCCATCAGGCTTTATTTTTCAGGTATTTATGCTGAGCTATTTTACATTCAGATTCTTTTTAGACTTTATTAAACCAAGAATTGAAATCGTTGGAAATTTAGGGACGATTCAACTGGTCTGTCTTTCAGTAATTATTTATTACATTTATAAGATTAAAAACACCAATACAATTGAATTATGA
- a CDS encoding GMP reductase: MRIENDIKLGFKDVMFRPKRSTLKSRSEVDLEREFTFKHTKKKWRGVPLIAANMDTVGTFEMAVELAKDKIITAVHKHYTPEEWSQFLDSQPESIHQYIALSTGTGKADEEKLRVILEKHPKIEFLCIDVANGYSEHFVGFVKKARANFPDKIIMAGNVVTGEMVEELLLVGADIIKVGIGPGSVCTTRVKTGVGYPQLSAIIECSDAAHGLGGHIIADGGCKVPGDVAKAFGGGADFVMLGGMFAGHDESGGEMIEENGKKYRLFYGMSSKTAMDKHSGGVAEYRASEGKTVKVAYKGPVSETVKDILGGVRSTCTYVGASKLKELSKRTTFIRVQEQENQIFKD, from the coding sequence ATGCGAATAGAAAATGATATAAAGCTAGGTTTTAAAGACGTTATGTTCAGACCCAAACGTTCTACTTTAAAATCCCGCTCAGAAGTGGATCTGGAAAGAGAATTTACCTTCAAACACACGAAAAAGAAATGGAGAGGAGTTCCGCTAATTGCTGCTAATATGGATACGGTAGGAACTTTTGAAATGGCAGTAGAACTGGCCAAAGATAAAATCATTACGGCCGTTCATAAGCATTATACTCCTGAGGAATGGAGCCAGTTTCTGGACAGCCAGCCTGAAAGCATCCATCAATATATTGCTTTAAGTACCGGAACCGGAAAAGCGGATGAAGAAAAGCTAAGGGTAATCCTCGAAAAGCATCCAAAAATTGAGTTTCTGTGCATTGATGTAGCGAATGGTTACTCTGAACATTTCGTTGGATTTGTGAAGAAAGCAAGGGCTAATTTTCCTGATAAGATTATCATGGCAGGTAATGTAGTGACCGGCGAAATGGTAGAAGAACTTCTCTTAGTAGGCGCAGATATCATCAAAGTAGGAATCGGACCAGGCTCTGTATGTACGACGAGAGTAAAAACAGGTGTTGGATATCCGCAACTTTCTGCTATTATTGAATGTTCTGATGCGGCACATGGCCTGGGAGGACATATCATCGCAGACGGAGGCTGTAAAGTTCCGGGAGATGTGGCCAAAGCTTTCGGAGGAGGCGCAGATTTTGTAATGCTTGGAGGTATGTTTGCCGGACATGATGAAAGCGGTGGCGAGATGATTGAGGAAAATGGTAAGAAATACCGTTTGTTCTATGGGATGAGTTCCAAAACAGCAATGGATAAACATTCGGGAGGTGTCGCAGAATACCGTGCCTCAGAAGGAAAAACAGTGAAGGTAGCTTATAAAGGTCCTGTTTCCGAAACAGTGAAAGATATTTTGGGCGGAGTACGTTCTACATGTACCTATGTAGGAGCTTCCAAACTGAAAGAATTGTCTAAGAGAACTACTTTTATCAGGGTTCAGGAGCAGGAGAACCAGATATTTAAAGACTAA
- a CDS encoding bifunctional UDP-N-acetylmuramoyl-tripeptide:D-alanyl-D-alanine ligase/alanine racemase, which produces MNYTVKQIAEITNAQIIGEEGILIKNIAFDSRIIYSTKNTAFIAINTHKNSGEKFIESAIDRGISVIISEHQYPQFENVTWIIVENSVDFLQKLAKYHFGNSHLKSIGITGSNGKTILKEWLYQCLWNELPTVKSPKSFNSQIGLPLSLLQINNSYELGIFEVGISKPHEMEKLENIFHPQIGLLTHIGNAHAANFKSEEELIDEKIKLFKDSEVIIYNGDNELVSNKIKELYSGRKLISYGIQTDNQVFIKEGISRDGNITVVYFDEEISFPVHQRDEATLTNALALITVLKELNIDNQKIVEKVNALKAVEMRLEAIEGIKNNIIINDSFNLDLDSLKTALQFLNEYNKSKKSLVLTDIVGVNSNSKELYEEVSELVNEQKFDSVFLVGEEISKFSDFFKSKTSTFVDTKELIDSKRLTEIENQIILLKGARKFEIEKLKDILELRKHDTVLEINLNAILHNINYHKSLLKPGTKMMAMVKANAYGLGSYEISEFLQHHHIDYLGVAYADEGIELRKKGITTPIIVMNPEQHSYEAIIEYNLEPEIYSFRVLDLFYEAVQKSGYDKKYPIHIKLETGMHRLGFKDFELDQLSQTLSHKNVKIQSMFSHLSSSDMPEEKDFTLKQFEVFEKNSSYLIEKLGYTPLRHILNSSGITTYTDHQYDMVRIGIGMIGESPCSEIQKQLQSVVSFKTVISQISTVDTGESVGYSRKYKPNHAAKIATLPVGYADGIPRLIGNQVGNVGVNKILAPIVGNLCMDMMMINVDHIPNVKEGDTVTVFNAKPSLKEFADYCKTITYEVLTSISPRVKRIYIKD; this is translated from the coding sequence ATGAACTATACAGTAAAACAAATTGCAGAGATCACCAATGCACAGATTATTGGTGAAGAAGGTATATTGATCAAAAATATAGCGTTTGACAGCAGGATTATTTATTCAACGAAAAATACGGCATTTATAGCGATCAATACGCATAAGAATTCCGGTGAAAAATTCATTGAATCTGCCATTGATCGCGGTATCAGTGTGATCATTTCTGAGCATCAGTATCCGCAGTTTGAAAATGTAACATGGATTATTGTAGAAAATTCTGTAGATTTTCTCCAGAAATTAGCGAAATATCATTTTGGAAATTCTCATCTTAAATCTATTGGAATTACCGGAAGCAACGGAAAAACTATCTTAAAAGAATGGTTATACCAATGTTTGTGGAATGAACTCCCGACGGTAAAAAGTCCAAAAAGTTTCAATTCTCAGATCGGCCTTCCACTCTCCTTGCTACAAATCAACAACTCTTATGAGTTGGGAATTTTTGAAGTAGGAATTTCAAAGCCTCACGAAATGGAGAAGCTGGAGAATATATTCCATCCCCAGATCGGTCTGCTTACCCATATTGGAAATGCCCACGCTGCTAATTTTAAATCTGAAGAAGAGCTTATTGATGAAAAAATAAAACTTTTTAAAGACTCTGAAGTTATTATTTATAATGGTGATAATGAATTAGTCAGCAATAAAATAAAGGAATTATATTCAGGTAGAAAATTAATTTCTTACGGGATTCAGACGGATAACCAGGTTTTCATTAAAGAAGGTATTTCCAGAGATGGAAATATTACGGTTGTTTACTTTGACGAAGAAATATCCTTTCCTGTTCACCAGAGAGACGAAGCTACTTTAACGAATGCTTTGGCTTTGATTACGGTTTTAAAAGAATTGAATATAGATAATCAAAAGATCGTCGAAAAAGTCAATGCTTTAAAAGCAGTGGAAATGCGACTGGAAGCAATTGAAGGAATTAAAAATAATATCATCATTAATGATTCTTTTAATCTGGATCTTGATTCTTTGAAAACGGCTCTTCAGTTTCTGAATGAATATAATAAATCTAAAAAGTCTCTTGTCTTAACAGATATCGTAGGAGTAAATTCTAATTCTAAAGAATTGTATGAGGAAGTTTCTGAACTTGTGAATGAACAGAAATTTGATTCTGTATTCTTAGTTGGTGAAGAAATATCTAAGTTCAGCGATTTTTTTAAATCTAAAACTTCTACTTTTGTAGATACCAAGGAGCTAATTGACAGTAAACGTCTTACTGAAATTGAAAATCAGATCATTCTGCTCAAAGGGGCAAGAAAATTTGAAATCGAGAAGCTTAAAGATATTCTAGAACTGAGAAAACATGATACAGTTCTGGAGATCAACCTGAATGCAATACTCCATAATATCAACTATCACAAATCGCTCCTTAAACCGGGAACGAAAATGATGGCTATGGTAAAAGCTAATGCTTACGGACTGGGCAGTTATGAGATTTCCGAATTCCTTCAGCATCATCATATCGATTACCTGGGCGTTGCTTACGCTGATGAAGGAATAGAGCTACGCAAAAAAGGGATTACTACTCCTATCATCGTCATGAATCCTGAACAGCACAGCTACGAAGCAATCATAGAATATAATCTGGAACCTGAAATTTACAGCTTCAGAGTATTGGATCTATTTTATGAAGCCGTACAGAAATCCGGGTACGATAAAAAATATCCTATTCATATAAAGCTTGAGACAGGAATGCACCGCCTTGGCTTTAAAGATTTTGAACTGGATCAGCTAAGCCAAACTTTAAGCCATAAAAATGTAAAGATTCAAAGCATGTTCAGTCATTTATCTTCTTCTGACATGCCTGAAGAAAAAGATTTTACACTCAAGCAATTTGAAGTTTTTGAAAAAAACTCCAGCTATCTCATTGAAAAACTAGGCTATACACCTTTACGCCATATTCTGAATTCTTCTGGAATAACAACCTATACTGATCATCAGTATGATATGGTAAGAATAGGGATAGGAATGATTGGGGAATCACCATGTAGTGAAATACAAAAACAACTTCAGTCTGTAGTAAGTTTTAAAACTGTAATTTCACAGATCTCAACAGTTGATACGGGAGAATCTGTAGGCTACAGCAGAAAATATAAACCTAACCATGCGGCAAAGATTGCTACCCTTCCTGTTGGCTATGCAGATGGAATTCCTAGATTGATAGGCAACCAGGTGGGAAATGTAGGGGTAAATAAAATTCTGGCTCCCATTGTCGGGAATCTCTGTATGGATATGATGATGATCAATGTAGATCATATTCCCAATGTAAAGGAAGGTGATACCGTCACCGTATTTAATGCAAAACCAAGTTTAAAAGAATTCGCAGATTACTGCAAAACAATCACTTACGAAGTATTAACATCCATCTCACCACGGGTGAAACGGATTTACATAAAAGACTAG